In uncultured Flavobacterium sp., a genomic segment contains:
- a CDS encoding transketolase, translating to MKPNTQQLSDLTIQVRRDILRMVHAVNSGHPGGSLGCTEFLVTLYQNIMERKEGFDMNGIGEDLFFLSNGHISPVFYSVLARSGYFPVSELATFRLLNSRLQGHPTTHEGLPGVRIASGSLGQGLSVALGAAQAKKLNGDNHLIYTLHGDGELQEGQNWEAIMYASAKKVDNLIATVDLNGKQIDGTTDEVLAMGSLKAKFEAFDWEVVEITKGNDIEAIIGGMNEAKARTGKGKPVCVLLHTEMGNGVDFMMYSHAWHGKAPNDSQLATALEQNYNTGGNTDY from the coding sequence ATGAAGCCTAACACACAACAATTAAGCGATTTAACTATCCAAGTAAGAAGAGATATTCTTCGAATGGTACATGCTGTCAACTCAGGTCACCCAGGTGGTTCACTAGGTTGTACTGAATTTTTGGTAACTCTTTACCAAAACATTATGGAGCGCAAAGAAGGTTTTGATATGAACGGAATTGGAGAAGATCTTTTCTTCCTTTCAAATGGTCACATTTCTCCTGTCTTTTATAGCGTTTTAGCACGTAGTGGTTATTTCCCTGTTTCAGAACTTGCAACTTTTAGATTATTAAATTCTCGTTTACAAGGACATCCAACTACTCACGAAGGATTGCCTGGAGTTCGTATAGCTTCTGGTTCATTAGGACAAGGTTTATCTGTAGCTCTTGGGGCAGCTCAGGCTAAAAAATTAAATGGAGACAATCATTTGATCTATACTTTGCACGGAGATGGTGAATTACAAGAAGGTCAAAACTGGGAAGCTATCATGTATGCTTCTGCAAAAAAAGTAGACAACCTTATTGCAACTGTTGACCTTAACGGAAAACAAATTGACGGTACCACTGACGAAGTTTTAGCAATGGGAAGCCTAAAAGCTAAATTCGAAGCATTTGACTGGGAAGTTGTTGAAATCACCAAAGGAAATGACATCGAGGCTATCATTGGAGGAATGAATGAAGCAAAAGCCAGAACCGGAAAAGGAAAACCAGTTTGTGTATTACTACATACAGAAATGGGTAATGGTGTTGACTTTATGATGTACAGTCATGCTTGGCATGGTAAAGCACCAAATGATTCACAACTTGCAACTGCTTTGGAGCAAAATTATAACACAGGAGGCAATACAGATTATTAA
- a CDS encoding transketolase C-terminal domain-containing protein, with the protein MKKYTNTGSKDTRSGFGAGMTELGQKNENVVALCADLIGSLKFDEFKKNHPERFFQIGIAEANMIGIAAGLTIGGKIPFTGTFANFSTGRVYDQIRQSVAYSDKNVKICASHAGLTLGEDGATHQILEDIGLMKMLPGMTVINTCDYNQTKAATLALADHHGPAYLRFGRPVVPNFTPSDEPFVIGKAILLNEGTDVTIVATGHLVWEALIAAEALEAKGISAEVINIHTIKPLDEEAILKSLAKTKCVVTAEEHNILGGLGESVSRVLALNNPAPQEFVAVNDSFGESGTPEQLMDKYKLNNQAIVEAVERVIKRK; encoded by the coding sequence ATGAAAAAATATACAAATACAGGAAGTAAAGATACCCGTTCAGGTTTTGGAGCAGGTATGACTGAACTAGGTCAAAAAAATGAAAACGTTGTGGCATTATGCGCTGATTTAATTGGATCATTAAAATTTGATGAGTTCAAGAAAAATCACCCAGAGCGTTTTTTCCAAATTGGAATCGCAGAAGCTAACATGATTGGTATCGCTGCAGGTTTAACTATTGGAGGAAAAATTCCATTTACAGGAACTTTCGCTAACTTCTCAACAGGAAGAGTTTACGATCAAATTCGTCAGTCAGTTGCTTATTCTGACAAAAACGTAAAAATTTGTGCTTCTCACGCAGGTTTAACACTTGGTGAAGATGGAGCAACACACCAAATCTTAGAAGATATTGGTTTAATGAAAATGTTGCCTGGAATGACTGTAATCAATACTTGTGATTACAACCAAACTAAAGCAGCAACTTTAGCACTGGCAGATCATCATGGTCCTGCTTACTTGCGTTTTGGCCGTCCGGTTGTACCTAACTTCACTCCGTCTGACGAGCCTTTCGTAATTGGAAAAGCTATTTTATTAAACGAAGGAACTGACGTTACAATTGTAGCTACAGGACACTTAGTTTGGGAAGCTCTTATTGCTGCTGAAGCATTGGAAGCAAAAGGAATTTCTGCTGAAGTAATTAATATTCACACAATCAAACCTCTTGACGAAGAAGCTATTCTAAAATCATTAGCTAAAACGAAATGCGTGGTAACCGCAGAAGAGCACAATATCCTTGGAGGTCTTGGAGAAAGTGTTTCGAGAGTATTAGCATTAAACAATCCGGCTCCACAAGAGTTTGTTGCTGTAAACGATAGTTTTGGCGAATCTGGAACTCCAGAGCAATTAATGGATAAATACAAACTGAACAATCAAGCGATTGTTGAAGCTGTAGAAAGAGTTATTAAAAGAAAATAA
- a CDS encoding dual specificity protein phosphatase family protein gives MKNKKRIIAFAVVAIVLAGVGKYVYDMNINHNFKTITEGKVYKSGVIPPDELEDYIKKYHIKSVIDLRFPGTLDSINNPEIPEQLIAEKEAIEKIKGVNYFNNGSDQIPSEKALESFFRIMDNNDNYPVLIHCYHGIGRAQLYSALYRIEYEGFTNEEARSETGTIVKFSSFDNGTPKGEYLKSYQSRKELINSKDFVDTIEKKK, from the coding sequence ATGAAAAATAAAAAAAGAATAATTGCTTTTGCAGTTGTTGCAATTGTACTTGCCGGTGTAGGAAAATATGTTTATGATATGAATATTAATCATAATTTTAAAACAATAACGGAAGGAAAAGTTTATAAATCAGGAGTAATTCCTCCAGATGAGCTGGAAGATTATATTAAAAAATATCACATTAAATCTGTAATTGATTTGCGTTTTCCCGGGACTTTAGATTCTATTAATAACCCGGAAATTCCAGAACAGCTTATTGCTGAAAAAGAAGCAATTGAAAAAATAAAAGGAGTTAATTACTTTAATAATGGATCTGATCAGATTCCAAGTGAAAAAGCCTTAGAATCATTTTTTAGGATAATGGATAATAATGATAACTATCCAGTCTTAATTCATTGTTATCACGGAATAGGTAGGGCGCAATTATATTCGGCGTTATATCGAATTGAATATGAAGGATTTACGAATGAAGAAGCGCGTTCAGAAACGGGGACAATAGTGAAATTTAGTTCTTTTGACAACGGAACTCCTAAAGGAGAATATTTAAAATCGTATCAGTCCAGAAAAGAATTAATTAACAGTAAAGATTTTGTTGATACTATAGAGAAAAAAAAATAA
- a CDS encoding LTA synthase family protein, which produces MFKHFRLNEFLILLYRLLLVYIFYFFARVLFYLFNKNILKVDSVIEFISLCYYGLAFDTTAILYVNLLFILLSVIPLWRNTNLGYQKILFYLYFGTNLIAYATNFIDFIYYKYTFARTTVAVLNVLEHETNKMTLLFSFIVNYWYVPFLFLVFSIFWILLYKKLTVKVFVPSNKGYYYGFSVISFLLVVLLTIGGIRGGDLKKSTRPINLLDASRHVTNIVHSDIVLNTPFAIFRTMFTDSFKKVNYTDVNNQIILEKVQPIKQYKNNPKTKPNVVVFILESYGREYIGEFNKDSKIPNYKSHAPFLDSLSQHSMIYTNAYANGRQSIHGMSSVLAGIPSFKDAFTSSPYPKQKIESLVSTLKSQGYNTSFFHGAANGSMGFMGFSNILGIDNYYGRTEFDDDSQFDGYWGIWDEPFLQFMEKKLDKMTTPFFASVFTLSSHEPYIIPEKYKNRFHEGGVPIHKCAEYTDYALKRFFDEAKKKPWFSNTIFVLVADHCNQIYYEEYQKPINRYAVPIIIYKPNSQYVGVDDDFAQQIDIYPTILDMIGYPKPFRSWGRSLFDKKSSKSFAINSTGTIYQFLKGNYICTFDGKNALGFYDKNDKGLKNNLIGNRNAEMNEIELNCKAFIEDYYNRVIDKELYYKK; this is translated from the coding sequence ATGTTCAAACACTTTCGTTTAAATGAATTTCTAATTTTGCTTTATAGACTTTTATTGGTTTATATTTTTTATTTCTTTGCCAGAGTTTTATTTTATCTTTTTAATAAAAACATACTAAAAGTAGATTCTGTTATTGAGTTTATTTCTCTTTGTTATTACGGTTTAGCATTTGATACTACTGCGATTTTATATGTCAATTTACTTTTTATACTATTGTCGGTTATTCCCTTATGGAGGAATACAAATTTAGGGTATCAAAAAATTCTTTTCTATCTCTATTTTGGTACTAATTTGATTGCTTATGCAACCAATTTTATAGATTTTATTTACTACAAATATACTTTTGCAAGAACTACTGTTGCCGTTTTAAATGTATTGGAACACGAAACAAATAAAATGACACTGCTGTTTAGCTTTATTGTAAATTATTGGTATGTTCCTTTTTTATTCCTGGTTTTTTCAATATTTTGGATATTATTGTATAAAAAACTGACTGTTAAGGTCTTTGTGCCTTCCAATAAAGGTTACTATTATGGGTTTTCAGTTATTAGTTTTTTGTTAGTTGTTTTGCTTACAATTGGAGGAATTAGAGGTGGCGATTTAAAAAAATCTACCAGACCAATAAATCTATTAGACGCCAGCCGCCATGTAACCAATATTGTGCATTCGGATATTGTGCTAAACACTCCATTTGCAATTTTTAGAACTATGTTTACTGATAGTTTTAAAAAAGTAAATTATACAGATGTAAATAATCAAATAATCCTTGAAAAAGTACAGCCAATAAAGCAATATAAAAACAACCCAAAAACAAAGCCCAATGTTGTTGTTTTTATACTCGAAAGCTACGGTAGGGAATATATAGGTGAATTTAATAAAGATTCTAAAATACCAAATTACAAAAGTCATGCACCATTTTTAGACTCTTTGTCGCAGCACAGCATGATTTATACAAATGCTTATGCAAACGGACGCCAATCAATTCATGGGATGTCATCTGTGTTAGCCGGAATCCCTTCTTTTAAAGATGCTTTTACATCATCGCCATATCCAAAACAAAAAATAGAATCGTTGGTTTCGACATTAAAAAGTCAAGGGTATAATACCTCTTTTTTTCATGGAGCTGCAAATGGTTCAATGGGTTTTATGGGTTTTTCCAATATTTTAGGAATTGATAATTATTACGGAAGAACAGAGTTTGATGATGATTCTCAATTTGATGGTTACTGGGGGATTTGGGATGAACCTTTTTTGCAATTCATGGAAAAAAAACTGGACAAAATGACAACCCCATTTTTTGCCAGCGTATTCACATTGTCTTCACATGAGCCTTACATTATTCCTGAAAAATATAAAAACAGATTTCATGAAGGAGGAGTTCCTATCCATAAATGTGCGGAATATACTGATTATGCTTTAAAGAGATTTTTTGATGAAGCCAAAAAGAAACCGTGGTTTTCTAACACAATTTTTGTTCTCGTCGCCGATCATTGCAATCAGATTTATTATGAAGAATATCAAAAGCCCATAAACCGTTATGCAGTTCCAATTATCATATACAAACCTAATAGCCAATATGTAGGTGTTGATGATGATTTTGCGCAACAAATCGATATTTATCCAACAATACTGGATATGATAGGATATCCTAAACCTTTTAGAAGTTGGGGGAGAAGTTTATTTGATAAAAAATCTTCTAAATCATTTGCGATTAACTCAACCGGTACAATTTATCAATTTTTAAAAGGAAATTATATCTGCACGTTTGATGGGAAAAATGCACTCGGTTTTTATGATAAAAATGATAAAGGTTTAAAGAACAATCTAATCGGTAATCGAAATGCTGAAATGAATGAAATAGAACTTAATTGTAAAGCCTTTATAGAAGATTATTACAACAGAGTAATTGACAAGGAACTTTATTATAAAAAATAA
- a CDS encoding FKBP-type peptidylprolyl isomerase: MNKFKYYFILLLAGISLVSCSKKSDDDPVIVPLRDYATQYKVDNADIEEYLNTNYITVNADMDVTISVITDPSTQPSIMSYLNSASFPKLLTRDIDLHGFTYKMYYLVLREGVGTSPMNTDGVVAAYRGDYLSRVEKTDAVPTHVTTTFFEQVVYPNSVIDLYNAVMGWSEIFPQFKTGTTTVNSDGTNKYENFGAGVLFIPSGLGYYASPPSSSTIPLYSPLIFSFKLYDFKRLDHEYAISNNAIVGTPDGVFDFNEDINGDGYVRDYRNTTLYPNAPVNPDDTDGDGIPDFLDTDDDGDGYTTRFEITKPTGEVGMGVKDGKPFNYGVSRYYPWSPIDDDPLTPNTDETEPRGIPRRPTGDLTDPNQLESITNPRKFVEDDYKAVPRLRIHVDKTYPYQKN, from the coding sequence ATGAATAAATTTAAATATTATTTTATTTTATTGCTTGCAGGTATTTCTTTAGTTTCTTGCTCTAAAAAAAGTGATGATGATCCAGTAATAGTTCCTTTAAGAGATTATGCAACGCAGTATAAAGTTGATAACGCAGATATTGAAGAATATTTAAATACAAATTATATAACGGTGAATGCCGATATGGATGTTACAATCTCGGTAATAACTGATCCATCTACACAGCCTTCTATTATGTCTTATTTAAACAGCGCTTCGTTTCCTAAGTTGCTTACAAGAGATATAGATTTACATGGATTTACGTATAAAATGTATTATTTGGTTTTAAGAGAAGGTGTTGGTACTTCACCAATGAATACTGATGGTGTTGTAGCGGCATATAGAGGAGATTATTTATCACGTGTCGAGAAAACAGATGCTGTACCAACACATGTAACGACGACATTTTTTGAGCAGGTTGTATATCCAAATTCGGTTATTGACTTGTATAATGCTGTAATGGGTTGGAGTGAGATTTTTCCTCAATTTAAAACCGGAACTACTACTGTTAATAGTGATGGAACTAATAAATATGAAAACTTTGGAGCCGGAGTATTGTTTATTCCGTCTGGATTAGGATACTATGCCTCACCACCTTCTTCAAGTACAATTCCTCTTTATTCTCCTTTGATCTTTAGTTTTAAATTATATGATTTTAAAAGATTAGATCATGAATATGCTATTTCTAATAATGCAATAGTAGGAACTCCTGATGGTGTCTTCGATTTTAATGAAGATATTAATGGTGACGGTTATGTTCGTGATTATAGAAATACTACTTTGTATCCTAATGCACCAGTTAATCCTGATGATACCGATGGAGATGGTATTCCTGACTTTTTGGATACTGATGATGATGGAGATGGGTATACTACCAGATTTGAAATTACAAAACCGACGGGAGAGGTTGGTATGGGGGTAAAGGATGGAAAACCTTTTAATTATGGGGTAAGTAGGTATTATCCTTGGAGTCCTATTGATGATGATCCATTAACGCCAAATACTGACGAAACGGAGCCTAGGGGAATTCCTAGAAGACCAACTGGTGATCTAACAGATCCTAATCAACTTGAATCTATAACAAATCCTAGAAAATTTGTAGAGGATGATTATAAAGCTGTTCCAAGGTTGAGAATACATGTGGATAAAACATATCCTTATCAAAAGAATTAA
- a CDS encoding RNA-binding S4 domain-containing protein, which yields MRIDKYLWCVRYYKTRNMVTEACKKNHITVNGQVAKPSKEVFPTDKITFRKDQITQIITVLDIPENRVGAKLVDIYRKNETPPEAYAHLELLKLSKEHYRKSGTGRPTKKDRRDIDEYGNEIFDEEETE from the coding sequence ATGAGAATAGACAAATACTTATGGTGCGTGCGCTATTACAAGACCAGAAACATGGTTACAGAAGCTTGCAAAAAAAACCATATCACTGTAAATGGGCAAGTTGCCAAGCCTTCTAAAGAAGTTTTTCCTACGGACAAAATTACTTTTAGAAAAGATCAGATCACTCAAATTATAACCGTACTCGATATTCCGGAAAATCGTGTTGGAGCAAAACTTGTTGACATATATAGAAAAAACGAAACGCCTCCTGAAGCTTATGCCCATTTAGAGCTATTAAAACTATCTAAAGAACATTATCGCAAAAGCGGTACCGGAAGACCAACCAAAAAAGACAGAAGGGATATTGACGAATATGGCAATGAAATTTTTGACGAAGAAGAAACAGAATAA
- a CDS encoding phosphoribosyltransferase family protein — MSKNIILTNQEIEHKIKRIAYQIYETFVDEEEIVIAGIASNGSVFAQKIAAALNNISTLKVSLCEVKVDKQNPQLPIQTSLTKGEYENKGLVLVDDVLNSGTTLIYAVRHFLDVPLKKFKTAVLVDRNHKKYPVKADFKGISLSTSLLEHVQVVFDENGGDYAFLS; from the coding sequence ATGAGCAAAAATATCATCTTAACCAATCAGGAAATCGAACACAAAATAAAACGTATTGCTTACCAAATTTACGAAACGTTTGTAGATGAAGAGGAAATTGTGATTGCCGGAATTGCTTCTAACGGATCTGTTTTTGCCCAAAAAATTGCCGCAGCATTAAACAACATCTCTACACTTAAAGTATCTCTTTGTGAAGTTAAAGTTGACAAACAAAATCCGCAGTTACCAATACAAACTTCTTTAACAAAAGGAGAATACGAAAACAAAGGATTGGTACTTGTTGATGATGTCTTAAATTCAGGCACAACTCTAATCTATGCTGTTCGTCATTTCTTAGACGTTCCGCTTAAGAAATTTAAAACAGCAGTGCTTGTAGACAGAAATCACAAAAAATACCCTGTAAAGGCTGATTTTAAAGGAATTTCACTATCAACATCTTTATTAGAGCATGTTCAGGTTGTTTTTGATGAAAATGGTGGAGATTACGCCTTTTTAAGCTAA